From Hemibagrus wyckioides isolate EC202008001 linkage group LG11, SWU_Hwy_1.0, whole genome shotgun sequence:
TCTATTTTGTGGCCTTAAGTTTGATTAAGATCAGGCCTACCTAATGTTGGGTGAAATATCAAATAGTTTTAAGATTGCTTCATAATATTTGTGTGGTGGTCTCGTAAGCATGTCACTGACACCACTACTTTAGGAAAACGTAAATATATTTGACCAGAGCAATGTAGAATTATTTAGTATAATTTATAACTTTGCTTTGTCTTTCCATCTGGAAAGGAGCCACTGTGATGAGACACTTTAGCAAATTATGTGGTAAAAGCAATCAGGctgcttaaaaatatctaaaaccATGCTAGCcaagtgtgtttttattcataCAATGAAtgttctgattatttggatgccTATGTGCTAAATGGACTGAAAAGCCTAAGCTGAATTTGTGACCAGGATAACAACTGCCAAAATATTTGCAATGATCCTGCGCCTTCACATCATCGTcatcaaaacagagaagagCTCTAAACTTCTAATTCTTAGAAGTTTAGTAGAAAGTGTCAAAATTTGACCATGTAAAAAGTTTGTCGAACGAGTGTTTACTGACATTAGTGAACATCACTGCGGTTTGACACATTTATTTTGGGTTAGAAAGCCATCAGATATGTGTTAGCTATGTTAGCTGTGTCACATGAAACTTAAAACTAATGCTGCAAACACTGGACACCAGACATGTCTTGACTTGTTGCCCCCTTGTTTGCCACATCTACTTGTCCAGTTACCGAAACTGGAGGACTGACATTATGGAGTCTGCTATATTTATCTTGGTATGATTTAAATATCTGAATGAAGCTCATATATAGCAACAATAATTAGTCGCTATAAACTATTTACAGTGGTGTAGATGACATTTtcattgttattatatttatgtagtTCTTGCTTGACTGgaattcagcagtgtttcttattatttttattctccgTAAATTGTTCGAACCGGTACTGTTGACTGTTTTTGCCTATGTAGATCTTACGAGTGCAATGTCGTGTCACTGTTTGTCATTGTAGTACCCTAAACACCGACAGCCTTAATGTTTAATGAAAAGTCACTCACTTTCCATCACCTAAGTATCACTGCCAGTGCACAGTATTTTGTTCAGTCTGTGTGACCTTATgatggcatatatatatatatatatatatatatatatatatgtatatgtgaaaTGGacatggtatagtgtggtgtgtgtgtacatgtatgtatttgtgcTGTGCTGCTAtgaaaaatttataaataatactaTATAACAATAACAGCATGACATTTGAATTGCTTATGAAGACTAAAAAGTTGTATTTTTCTTAATGGAGagacaaaaaaattgtttgtttttgttggtttttagtatttatgtatccatccattcatccacaaAGTCATCAATTAAGGAGCAATACCTACATTTTATCCATCATCCATGCATCAatcaatacatacatacattcagtcacacccatccatccatccatccatccatccatctccatcCATTCAATTCGGAACCaatacctacctacctacctaccatCCATCCAACGTCCCATTAGTCCATGTCTTCGTGCAAGAATTCTTATTTCCAATACAGCATTATCAATGCAGTTCCTCAGTTTTATTCCGTTCAAcagttccatccatccatccatccatctatccatccatccatcaatccatcaatccaAAAATTCTCATATCCTGTGACAAGGAGTTTTAACAGCAATAGACACACTAAAGCAAACATTTCTAGTAGATCAATCACTAGATACATTCCATTCTTTTGTATTATGTATcaatccatacatacatacatatgtccatacattttttctcatttccaCTTAATGATTAATGGACATACTACTAATGACCTCACGTTAGCCTTCCTGCTTGTTTCTTTGACACCCGTGGTATCTAACAGAGTTCATCATCACCCACAAAGCCTTACACAGCTGATAAAAAGTTTTGTTTCCTCAGAAACCCTGTCTACTACTCTGTAAAATGTGAGCTCGAGATGACTATTCAGCAAGAAGAAATGACAGTAAAAGGTCTAGTTTCCCTCCAATGAGTCTTCACATCACTCTGGGGTTTCCTGAATGAAGCAATATTGTGAGTAATGAGATGCTGAGCTGTTTGACAAATGAAAAAAGCATGTTATTCTGAGAAGAGacttgaaaatgaaaaaagggaTCTTGTTAGTAGAGCATTTTGTTAGAAtagcaaaaggaaaaaatatgatACTTGAGCGAAGAATAGTCTTTAAATCTACATTAAACTGCGTGCAACCGTCAGAGAATTGTCGGTGCTACATCCGGCGATACAGACACGCTAGTAAAATTGCGTCACTATACCACAGAAACCTTATTTTTTGAGACATCCTCTAAAACTCCCCTCGTCTCACTTTACCTTTCCTTCTTTCCGATACCTATATTTGGTCTGTTTCCTTTTTAGAAAGTGAGAGGATATCTCATTTCAGGAAACAGATTGTTAGAAACAAAGTCTACGGTCACGTATGCAGAGACATTGCAAGTGGAACAATATGAAACGGTTACTGAACAATCCAAAATCCCTGATTCCATTAGATTGTGGTATGGGCACCTTgcaaattcacatttttttaatacattgcCATGTAATACTACAGGGGCAGAGCAAGGATTTATAGAATTTATGAACATGGACTACGTAAACAGCTCTTATTAGTCAGTAGATGAgatatattttgtctttaatgGACAAacctgtgttactgtgttaaatCCTCCAAGTCCCATCATGAATCACTGCCTACAAACAAGAGccccttacacacacttttaatcCCACACACTAATAGTCACCATTTATAAGACTCTTATTCATTCCCACACTGTGATACCCTCAGCTTACTGTGTGCTCTGATGATACCAAGCTTTTATTTACGTTAACTTGTTTCGTTTGACCctgttttttaattctgtttatttgcCTAATTTATAGTGTTTGCCAATAACCTGACCTGTGTCTCTCCCTGAGTTTTACCTAGTGTTTTGAAATGTTTGCTTATTGTTTAATAAAAGTGCTCTACCTGCATTTGCAAGTGTCTCAGCCACCATCTTGTGACACTCGCAGATCTGATCACAttcattttccattaaaaatTCACTTAAAGTATAAGCTTACAATAGGCTCCAATTCTTTGAACCCGTCTGAACCTGTGTGCTAAGCTTTCCAGCTAGCTCTCCCAGCTAGTGGTTAGCGAAAAAAACAATTCTGATTTCTCACTGTTTTGTCATATTTGGCAGGTTTTACCAGTCTTATATAAGAGCCTGAGAATATTGCACTGCAAGTTGACTCTCTAATACTGAAACCCCATTTGTGtcaacatgtgaaaaatgaaagTTATGACCTGAAATTAAATCATTAGGGTGTTTCCAGTTTACATATTTATAGATCTTTTTATGAGGGTAAAAGTGAACAGATGTTCATAGGCTAATTTAGTAGGATGTTTGGGTTTCATATATGAAACTATGGTGAATGTTCTTTGGAGGAACCGGGTACTGCACTGTACAatctagtgttttattaatctATAATACAATATGACTGAATTCATATGACTGAATTGTGTAATACAACATAGAACACTGCAACATGTAAAAGATAATTACTAAATCACTAAATATGGTATTAAGAGCTGACCtaacataataaaaaacaatactTAATTGTTCCATTgaggatttttattcattagttttatatatatatatagtaattgcaaaataatttaaatatttaaggtaTGTTGCAATCCTCTTTTTTCCAGTATATATGGTTGATACTGAGCAAAACTCATTATGCCTCTTGGTTCACTGATAAGATCTGACACATTTCAAAAATTTCTAAAACCGCCATTTCTAAAATCAGGTACGTTTTTTGCAAACCTCTTGTTTTAGTGGTTTAGTGTGGGCTCATGAGCAAgtggaattattattaataaatatattgggTGTttgaaatattacattattaaacaAAGGTGTTTTCTTTTAAGTATAAActgaatgatttaaaaagaaatcaagaaAATTTACAGGTATATGTGAACAGtgtcattatgtgtgtgtgtgtgtgtgtagaaggttgcACCCATTTCTGTATCTTATATCTCTTTAAGCCAGTCAAtttaagtttattattatagcaTATTAGCATAGATAATCCCCCACTGTAATCACGCTCACACTATCGGGGAATCCTGCACACTCAGTAAGAACATGTGGCATTTAAGGAATTTTCATGTCACACCAACAGACAATGGGAAGCTAGGCTTTGAAATTTCAATAGGAACATTATAGAGAAAAGCTTGCAGTAGTCTAATAggtggtgttagtgtgaaataaaagaagaaatctCAAAAGAATCTAACGTAACAAGCTAAATCTCTTATTAAGACAGGGCGTCTTTAATTATTCTGCAGGGTTAATGAATTTACTTTAGTTACTCTGTATAAAGAACAACACTAGAGTGGTTTCTTTGAAATGGATTGTATTCAACTTGGAAATATCATATGATACTGCTCAATTAATGCAGCTTGAGAGTGTATAGTTAGCTTAATTGTTTAAGAACAAGGAGAGTAGTGATTTGATCACACAgcataatagagagagagagagagagagagagagagagagattaagtaAGACTGAACTCTGATTCTTCAGTTCCAGTTTGAAGGTCATTCAGGAAAAGGGGCAGCTACATGATCAGACCTTTAGATATGCTACAATTCTGTCGTAAATACACGTTAACAGCCTTCTCTCACTTTCCCCTTTTTTTCAGGAGCAGAATTTACCCAGGAGGTTTTGTGATCTGGTTTCCTTTTCAAGAACAGTAGCTATATATTCTTAATATTCAAAGGAAAATATTGCAGTGTTAGAATTGGGCTTAATGGAGTCAGCTACTCCTATACAAGCTTCTTTAGTTCATTTCGTTCTTTCTCCTACTTCGCCAACTGAAAAGCTAGCTAATTGGAATGCTAGTTCATTGTAATGCCAGCTAGCTAATTAAGTCATCCAAATAGATCTAGTATACTATCCTGTCTAgttaaaaaaagacattattCACAGAAAAATCATACAGTTTCGCATAAAAATTGCTTTTGCTCCTAAGTGGGAGTGTGTGCCAAACAAAATCACCATTATCTAGACAATGACTGTAAATCTAGCTAATTGGAATGCTAGTTCAACATAATGCTAACCAGTTACTATTCAGAACATTACTTAGTTTAAGTCATCTTATCCAGTTAGAAAAACTAGAAATGAAAGTTTTTGGTCACAATGGTGAATGTTTGCCAAATATTAGCTTCCTGTTATACCCCCCCCGGGGGGTAAATTCCCATATGATAGTTCTGTAATCCTGGACAGATTGCTGTAAATCTAGAGCAGTGTTCATTGTAatactagctagctagccagtATACCATCTAAACTAGCATCCTACACacttagaaagaaaaaaaaatcttgttgcTTTTAGTAACAATGGATAGTGTTTGTGAAAAATTGAGTCTTACTCAATTTTACTTGATTATACTCTCCTCCTCTGAGGTAAAATGTAGCGCAGTTGTGTGAGACAAGTCAACAAGGGCATATTAGAAAAACAGGATAAAACACAAGATACTTCAGTCATGCCAGAGATAATGCTGGAAATACTGCTAGCTCATTGTAATGCTAGCTAGGTAACAAGTACACTACGTAGGTTAACATTCTATCTCGTGAACATTGTTGTTTTTGGTCCAACGGGTGTGGGTATGTCAAGAATTGGGTCTTCAGTGTTGTTTCAGGTTTCAGAGCTcttaaggaaaaaaatgattttgagTTTAagttaaaaaagagagagttaATGAGTTTTTTGTGTGCTGCCATCTTTTTCCTGCTTGTCACCAGTGTTTTCCTCTTCCCTCTGAGATGACGTCCTCGGGGGCCGCACGTGTGTAAAACTCAGACCAACCGCCATCATATATGCTCACATTCGGCTGGCCACATACATGTGCCGCCAGGGCGACATGACACGCTGTCACTGCTGAGCCACATGTGACACACAGTGGACGCTGCAGATCAACACCGGCCCGCTGAAACAGTCCCTTCAGCTGCTCCGGAGGAAGAAACTGGCCAGAGGGGGCCAAGAAAGATATAAAAGGTATGTTGATGGAACCGGGGATGTGGCCGGGTTCagtgtctgacacacacacacaaaagcaaaagGAAAGAGATGATGTTACCACTTGTTACAGTAATGTCCAAAGTTTTTTAGAAGACTGAGTGTCTTTAATCAATTCCCTCAAACTAATAactagttttattattttttacaaataatatCTTAACTGGATCAAGAATGTTATTGTAcagataacaacaacaacaaaaaaaaataaaactaataaaacttTTGTCTACTGTTGATTTCCAGAGGTTTGCAACATCTGAACCCCAGACTCTGTGGGTCAGTGCGTGATAGCACGTAAGCAGCGTGTTCAGACAAGTGACGCAAGCGCTACAAGAAGATCAACAGTGTGCAATAACAGATAAGGCAGATGTTTATCATTAACTCGCTGTCTGATAAGACTGTTGTGTAGTTCAGCACAAATGTTTAGTTCCACTGATTGTAGAGATCTACCAAAGATCAGAAGGGGTATATACAGACAGACGTTGCCTGTATAATTGCTTGTCTTTTATGTGCAAATGTTTCCCCAACAAtctgtaaatgtgttttttatgcCTAATCCAACTTAAGGCAATCCAgattaatgtctgtgttttgAATTAAATGCAATAATCACCTAATGCCATAAGGCCTAATTATTTGATTTAAATAATGCAAGCAATGCACATACAGTGGTCATGGAAGTggcacaacaataacaaaatgatattttaaatgcattatgtATCCAAGTGCCATTTAATAAATGGTTTCGGGTGCACGTGCATCTGTTGTACTGTTTTGCAGAACAATTTTATACATGCATGCGCACCAGGTTTTCTGtcaactgtctcactctcacacacacttactgtctcTAGGCTCAGGGTCTCTTCCCCTAAATCGCCCCGCTGGTCGCGCGTCCACCACCTGGAACTCTTTCGTCTCGATATTGTCCAACATGTCCTCGTACGTTTTCACCCACGACCGGTTAAGCGTGGCCCGGTAATCCGTGGGCTCCGGCTTCTCGCGCACCTCCGTCACCGGGTATCCTTCCTGCATCCATTGTTTCAAACCTCCATCCAGCACGGACACAGTGCGGTGACCGAACACGCGGAACATCCACCAGACGCGCGGGGCAGAAAACGCGCCCTGCTCGCTCGCATCGTAAACCACCACGTGCGCGTTGTTGGAAACCCCAAGGCGCGAGACGTACTCCGCAAAGTCGCCTGCCGGAGGGAGCATGTGATCCAGGGGCGAGGTCCGGTCGCTGCAGCGGTCCAGGTCGAAATATGCAGCACCGGGTATGTGGTGCTTCTTGAAGTCGCTCACGGAGTTGCGCTTAAGTTTCGGTAAGTACCAAGACGCGTCCAGGACACGCACATTAGCCCCCGTGCGCGTTTTGATGGCCTGGGACAACCACTTGGCTGTAACCAGCGCTTTGGTTTGGAGAGACATTGCGGAATAGAAAGGTGTGAAATTCACCGAGAGGTAAACTGAAAGCTCATAAATCCAGGCGCTGGATGATTCATTAATGAATCGGTTCGATTTGGAGCGACTCTTTTAACGGGATTCGGCAAATCGATTTTTGCTGCCATCTGATGTTTTCTCGCGTGCACAATATAAAAGGCCGTGATCTTTTTATTAACAGCTGAAATATTAGAATTAGTATTCGCGTATATTATGATTTTAATCTCTATCATAAAATATACGAACCCATCCTCTATAGGGCATGCAATATGATTTAGCTGGGAAAAGGGGGCGTAACCAATAGCGCACTCGGTATttgcatattaaaataaaaaaacggcAAACATGAGTTACCTTACAACGGGGGCGGGGTCAACAATGTATTAATATGCAAATACGGGCCCTATAAAACATGTTATGCCGGTGTAGGGGGCGGGGACAATCTATTTTAATATTCAAATACTGGCTTTGCGATGTAGTTTACTGATGGAAAAGTTCATAGTACACAGTCCAGAGTGCCTCAATCTTCTTATAAACACAATGTATTGATCTCAGCATGCAAGTAGCTACTCAGTACAGATAAAAATGTTACAGTCAGAactgacatcactactgaaaTTCTTTTCGCATGACTAAAAGAACTGTGTCCATAAACCACAAGGCAATGTCAATACATTCATACTACTGATGTATACATTATCTTTCCAATGGAAATGACTTTATAACTTGCATGGCAGGCTCCCCATATTCACTGATTAAATGTGTAAGTGGTGAAACATTCGGCGAGTATATACatactaccgctcaaaagtttgggatcactcaaaaaaattttttattgttCTCCAAGATaacacacgaaattagtctgaatagaaaatatagcaaaagaacaggacatgctgacatgtcagagttagaaataatgattttgatgcaaatgatgaatgttttcttcatcGAAGAAaccaccttttgcagcagttacaacctgggcattctagctgtcaatgtttcaagataatctgatgagatttcactccatgcttcctggagcatctcccacaagatgggtTGGCTGAtagagtcttcctccgtagccgAAATCAAGCtttgatcccaaacttttgagcggtagggAACGTATATTTATAGTAGTTATAATGTAAGGGCTAATGGTAATGGGGCAGTGGGAGCACTGTGGGTAAGGCATTAACCTACTTATTAGAAGGTCAGGATTTTAAATCTTAGCACTGCTAAACCTCTCATAATGGGCCATTTAAGCAAAGCTTCTAACTCTTACCTGCTCAGATATATAGGGCTAAAAGTAAAATGTAGTGTCTTTTCATGTTTGAGTTGCAATTACAGCCAATAGTTTaaaatgttgtcctgtttagaatataatgaaacaCTATTTTCGACATCTCCATCAGTAGATATATAGTCATTAGATTATAAACACATGCCATGCTCGGTATAGTTTTAAGGTTTGATAAAAACTAAATGATTCACATTGCTGATTCGATTCTTTCAAGTGACTCAAAGGGACTGATTCAGAATCGAATCAGTCCCTTTGAGTCACTTGAAAGAATCGAATCAGCATTCGATCACTATTCCTGACTAATCCCTTATCTGTCATGTTAACTGATAGACAGTAAATGATTCACATTGCTGAATCGATTCTTTCAAGTGACTCAGAATCCATTTACTGTCTGTCAGATAACATGACAGATAATGGATTAGTCAGGAATAGTTTGAttcaaagacaaaataaattattagaTTTTTCAGGTTTTCTCTAacgtattatattattaatttctcAGTCTGTCGCCTATGATACGTTTCCAAAGAGTTATTTATCACAAGACGTTACAAAGATTTAATGACTCTCACCTGACACCAtacaatgtttataatgttgttTTAAccatttgttattttgttttaatataaaatcctAAATTGCTCCCAGTACTAACAAAAGCAGTCCTCTGCACTCCAGTAATTTTTTATGTGGAACCTTTCGCTGAGCTCATGCTTTCTAGACGACCTCTAAAAACGTGCAACACACAATTGAGCCACATGCTGTGGAAGTATAGCGTTAACAACAACTCcgaatgattattatttaatgacCATTTAAATATCGCACCATGTCGATTTCATTGTTAAAAAGGGGGCTCGAATTGCTTAATGAAGATCTTAAAGGTAAACCTTGCATTTTGTACTCAAGGACTTTAGCAGCCAGCTAAACTGATTATAGCTAACTGGTGGTAATAGCTAAGACCTCAGAAAAATAACAATACTCCACTTCCTTCTCCGCAGTAATTTCCAATGCTTAAGGTATAGATGAAAATCATATTCAGCATGTTTCCTCCTCGTCTGGCAATATAGATTCAATGacttaatgtatttttttttattttttaaaaaataaagcactaaTGAGAAAGCAAATGAGCCCTGGAGAAGAGGATGCATTGGTGTCAAATTGTTTTCGTGTTGTTTTTGATCATTTAACTCCTGATTTCTGAACTTTGGTCACTTCTTTGACGGTGTAGTCATATTTATAAATTgagtataatattaatgatattgTTAATGATAAAAGAAATGCATAAGAATGTATATTTCCCTTTgggattatctatctatctatctatctatctatctatctatctatctatctatctatatatctatctatctatctatctatctatcgttcgTGACCACAGTTCAAATCAGCACAAccttgtgtgtgttcattctgaAGATTTTTCAAAACGTAATCATCAACCTCATGCTCTTTCTCAACCTATTAAAGGTGTAACCAAGGGGCAGAAGAGGAAGAGCACCAAGAAGGTATCAGTGATGGATCAGATCAGCACCAATAAGCAGGGTGTTAGGAAGCAGATCCGAAGACTTCAGGCCCACAACACAACCAGAAAAAACAAAGCCACGGTGAAAAACAAGCAGATCAAGGACGCCTTGGGTGAGCGATTGAATTCATTTTGCGTGAACTATGGATAGAAAGATGATGGGTTTCTTTTAACTTCtgtatgcttgttttttttccccattgtagaggaatacagaaagaaacagaagaaaagtCATCTCGATTCCAACCTGCAGTACTTCCTGGGATCCAGCTATAAGATGCAGGAAAGCTGTAGCAAGAAGGTACTTGAAATATTATACCGAAACAGACGTGTTGTGGAAATGAACCGGATATACTGTCTAGCTAAGAGAGTTTATATTTAAAGCgaacattttttttaccttggCATCATTATTTCAAATAGTTGTGATGCCATACATTTCAATCACAAGGCAACACACTTTCTTTTCTAACATGCAGTCTAGATTGCTGTTCTAAGCTTTACATAACTTGGTCGAAATTCAGcgctgttcagtgtgttttgtatcAGTAGTAGTAAAGCATCCTGATAATACAAATACAGTTATTAATGACAAATTATGGGATATTTTTCTTTTGATTAACTATAATTGGACAAAACTGACTGTCAGAGAAGAAAATTGGCAACaggtttaatttgtttgtttttacttgaCCAAGCTtgcttgtttgtcttttttactttgttgtCATATTATATGCTATAAAATTTACTATTTAGTTTTAGTATGAAGTTGGAATTTTTTAAAGATTCAAGAGCTGTTTTTAAATCTCGGATACAATTTCTACCATGTCAGTATTTATTTATGGCACTATTTCAACCTTTtagttttcagatttattattgttattgctgttggagttaatttattaattaattctcTTTGGCTTGAGAAAATTAGTaagtaaatgcttttttttaattgcatttttgttttcttttctaaaattccttattttttttagcttgaaTTAGCTTGAAAAGTGTTTCTGATTAaaaacaagggaaaaaaaacatttcatctgCCAAGAGAAGAAAGCAGGTTTCTCAAGATGCCTGAAATAATTATTCTCCTTTCTGTTTTTCGTAGAAAACAGTAGAACCGTGCACCTAATGGAAAGGCttaaaacagaaacactgaTCATGATCTGATTATTTAAGTTCTGTATGTAGACACATACAGTGTTAGCGTTTTCATTTTTAGGCTCAGTGGAGCTACTTATGAATTTAGCCTAGAAACATTATGCTTTAAAGCCacactttttgtttttacagtaagCAGATCATCGAATAGAGTAAATACATTTGCTGCTCATCGTCTCTCCTGTGTTTCAGATCGTTCAGCAGAACACAGGCCGTCAGTCACGGCACCAGACAGAGAAACCCGtcaagaaacaagaaaaaaagcaatCCATTTTCACCGAGGCGGAATTCCAAAAGTTCCAAGAGGAATACTTTTCTAAGCTTTGATCTCACTTATGTGAGACTTACTGTGGACACTTGTTTGATGATGTAGAGGAGGAATTCCTGCATTCCAGGAAAACATCTGGAGAAGTCACACATGCACATGGACAGACATGTGGAAATTCAGTTTCCATTTTTGTGAAATGATCTTAGttcttgtgtttattttctaacTTGCATGGCAGACTCCCCATATTCACTGATTTAAATGTGTAGGTGTTGAAATTTTCGGTGagtatatacactaccgctcaaaagtttgggatcactcaattttttattgttttccaaggaaacgcacacgaaattagtctgaatggaaaatatagcaaaagaacaggacatgctgacatgtcagagttagaaataatgattgtGTTTGTTCtcgtgtttatttctttttgcaaATAAATATGTTTGATGGTTTGCATAAAgctgtgtttatgttttatgaCTTGCTTCAGAGCTACTTCAATAAGGATTTTGGATGTAATACATATTGCTGAAGGCATGGATGgatgtggatagatagatagacagacagacgccaAAGTATGTTCCAGTCAAactggtcagatggtgttgattcattttctctaacagcagctctgactacATTCAGTAAGATCTCTCACGTATATT
This genomic window contains:
- the rps19bp1 gene encoding ribosomal protein S19 binding protein 1, which codes for MSISLLKRGLELLNEDLKGVTKGQKRKSTKKVSVMDQISTNKQGVRKQIRRLQAHNTTRKNKATVKNKQIKDALEEYRKKQKKSHLDSNLQYFLGSSYKMQESCSKKIVQQNTGRQSRHQTEKPVKKQEKKQSIFTEAEFQKFQEEYFSKL
- the LOC131361526 gene encoding 3-mercaptopyruvate sulfurtransferase-like — protein: MSLQTKALVTAKWLSQAIKTRTGANVRVLDASWYLPKLKRNSVSDFKKHHIPGAAYFDLDRCSDRTSPLDHMLPPAGDFAEYVSRLGVSNNAHVVVYDASEQGAFSAPRVWWMFRVFGHRTVSVLDGGLKQWMQEGYPVTEVREKPEPTDYRATLNRSWVKTYEDMLDNIETKEFQVVDARPAGRFRGRDPEPRDNTEPGHIPGSINIPFISFLAPSGQFLPPEQLKGLFQRAGVDLQRPLCVTCGSAVTACHVALAAHVCGQPNVSIYDGGWSEFYTRAAPEDVISEGRGKHW